A region from the Aegilops tauschii subsp. strangulata cultivar AL8/78 chromosome 5, Aet v6.0, whole genome shotgun sequence genome encodes:
- the LOC109755803 gene encoding uncharacterized protein isoform X1 produces MKLNGDVPAVLWIGEYLALPLETWASRPCLSQCKGDQLSAEIFNDKDDLKFQSSREDTNIEYFLVAAGRSHLYLINEEKLILRLQKQQNIRDDIQVDISEKSPRILQMGSTWVEHRGSWPEHASVWPGQSLRD; encoded by the exons ATGAAGCTCAATGGCGATGTGCCCGCTGTTCTTTGGATAGGCGAGTACCTTGCTCTGCCGCTTGAGACCTGGGCCAGCCGGCCCTGCTTGTCCCAATG TAAAGGAGACCAACTTTCTGCAGAAATCTTTAATGATAAAGATGATCTTAAGTTCCAATCATCACGTGAAGACACAAATATTGAGTATTTCTTAGTTGCGGCCGGACGAAGCCATCTCTACCTGATCAATGAG GAGAAATTGATCCTTAGACTACAAAAACAACAGAACATCAGGGATGATATTCAGGTTGACATATCTGAAAAGAG CCCAAGAATACTACAAATGGGTTCGACATGGGTTGAACATAGGGGTTCTTGGCCTGAGCATGCAAGTGTATGGCCGGGACAATCGTTACGTGATTAA
- the LOC109755803 gene encoding uncharacterized protein isoform X2: protein MKLNGDVPAVLWIGEYLALPLETWASRPCLSQCKGDQLSAEIFNDKDDLKFQSSREDTNIEYFLVAAGRSHLYLINEVRVETDPQDRTQLWIGLRELREIDP, encoded by the exons ATGAAGCTCAATGGCGATGTGCCCGCTGTTCTTTGGATAGGCGAGTACCTTGCTCTGCCGCTTGAGACCTGGGCCAGCCGGCCCTGCTTGTCCCAATG TAAAGGAGACCAACTTTCTGCAGAAATCTTTAATGATAAAGATGATCTTAAGTTCCAATCATCACGTGAAGACACAAATATTGAGTATTTCTTAGTTGCGGCCGGACGAAGCCATCTCTACCTGATCAATGAG GTCAGAGTTGAAACAGACCCACAAGACAGAACTCAGCTCTGGATAGGTCTTCGGGAGCTGA GAGAAATTGATCCTTAG